Proteins encoded by one window of Streptococcus sanguinis:
- the atpA gene encoding F0F1 ATP synthase subunit alpha, which yields MAINAQEISALIKQQIENFQPNFDVTETGVVTYIGDGIARAHGLDKAMSGELLIFENGSYGMAQNLESTDVGIIILGDFTDIREGDTIRRTGKIMEVPVGEALIGRVVDPLGRPVDGLGDIVTDKTRPVETPAPGVMQRKSVSEPLQTGLKAIDALVPIGRGQRELIIGDRQTGKTTIAIDAILNQKGQDMICIYVAIGQKESTVRTQVETLRQYGALDYTIVVTASASQPSPLLFLAPYAGVAMAEEFMYNGKHVLIVYDDLSKQAVAYRELSLLLRRPPGREAFPGDVFYLHSRLLERSAKVSDELGGGSITALPFIETQAGDISAYIATNVISITDGQIFLSDSLFNAGVRPAIDAGSSVSRVGGSAQIKAMKKVAGTLRIDLASYRELEAFTKFGSDLDAATQAKLNRGRRTVEVLKQPIHEPLPVEKQVVILYALTHGFLDSVPVDDILRFESELFAYFDAHQESIYETIRTTKDLPSEEVLDAAITEFIDQSSFK from the coding sequence TTGGCGATTAACGCACAAGAAATCAGCGCTTTAATTAAGCAACAAATTGAAAATTTCCAGCCAAATTTTGACGTCACAGAAACAGGGGTCGTCACTTATATTGGTGATGGAATCGCGCGTGCTCATGGTCTGGATAAGGCTATGAGCGGAGAGCTCTTAATCTTTGAAAATGGCTCTTATGGTATGGCGCAAAATCTAGAGTCGACCGATGTTGGGATTATCATCTTGGGAGACTTTACAGACATTCGTGAGGGAGATACCATTCGTCGGACTGGTAAAATCATGGAAGTTCCTGTGGGCGAGGCCTTGATTGGGCGGGTTGTTGATCCGCTGGGTCGTCCTGTTGATGGACTTGGTGACATTGTCACGGACAAGACACGTCCGGTTGAAACGCCGGCTCCGGGTGTCATGCAGCGTAAGTCAGTATCTGAGCCTTTGCAGACAGGTCTCAAGGCAATTGATGCCTTGGTTCCGATTGGCCGTGGCCAGCGGGAGCTGATTATCGGGGACCGTCAGACTGGGAAGACGACTATTGCCATTGATGCCATCCTGAACCAGAAAGGTCAGGATATGATTTGTATCTATGTGGCCATTGGTCAGAAAGAATCCACAGTCCGTACGCAGGTAGAAACGCTGCGTCAGTATGGTGCTTTGGACTATACGATTGTCGTGACAGCCTCTGCTTCACAGCCGTCCCCCTTGCTTTTCCTAGCGCCTTATGCTGGTGTAGCGATGGCAGAAGAGTTCATGTATAATGGCAAGCATGTTTTGATTGTCTATGATGACTTGTCTAAGCAGGCGGTGGCCTATCGTGAACTGTCCCTCTTGCTCCGTCGTCCGCCAGGCCGTGAGGCCTTTCCAGGAGATGTTTTCTATCTACATAGCCGTCTCTTGGAACGTTCAGCCAAGGTTTCTGATGAGCTGGGCGGTGGTTCAATTACAGCTCTGCCATTTATTGAAACGCAGGCAGGAGATATTTCGGCCTATATCGCGACCAACGTGATTTCAATCACTGACGGACAAATTTTCCTCAGCGACAGCCTGTTCAATGCTGGGGTACGTCCAGCCATTGATGCAGGTTCTTCTGTATCACGGGTTGGGGGCTCTGCCCAAATCAAAGCTATGAAGAAAGTAGCTGGAACCCTGCGTATCGACCTAGCTTCTTATCGGGAGCTTGAGGCCTTTACTAAGTTTGGTAGTGATTTGGATGCGGCAACGCAGGCCAAGCTCAATCGTGGCCGCAGGACTGTTGAAGTCTTGAAACAGCCGATTCATGAGCCGCTGCCGGTTGAAAAGCAGGTCGTGATTCTCTATGCTTTGACCCATGGTTTCTTAGACAGTGTGCCAGTAGATGATATTTTGCGCTTTGAGTCAGAATTATTTGCCTACTTTGATGCACATCAAGAAAGCATTTATGAAACCATTCGGACAACGAAAGACCTTCCAAGTGAGGAAGTCTTGGATGCTGCCATTACTGAGTTTATTGACCAGTCTAGCTTCAAATAA
- the atpF gene encoding F0F1 ATP synthase subunit B has product MNITVGEIIGNFIFIAGSFLLLVFLIKKFAWGNIIGILDQRAQKISDDIDGAEAARKKAEDLAQKREDALAGSRVEAVSIVETAKETAEKNKAGILANAAEEAGRLKAKANQEIAQNKAEAMSSIKGEVADLTVTLASKILSQELDKEAQSELIDRYIKQLGDA; this is encoded by the coding sequence ATGAATATAACCGTAGGTGAAATTATTGGCAACTTTATCTTTATTGCCGGCTCCTTTCTTCTTTTAGTATTTCTCATTAAGAAGTTTGCTTGGGGCAATATTATCGGGATTTTAGATCAGCGTGCTCAAAAGATTTCAGACGATATTGATGGTGCAGAAGCTGCCCGTAAGAAAGCTGAAGACTTGGCGCAAAAGCGTGAGGACGCTCTGGCAGGCAGTCGGGTCGAAGCAGTTTCTATCGTTGAGACAGCTAAGGAGACAGCTGAAAAGAACAAGGCTGGAATCCTAGCTAATGCGGCAGAAGAAGCAGGGCGTTTGAAAGCTAAAGCCAATCAGGAAATTGCCCAAAACAAGGCAGAGGCTATGAGCAGCATCAAAGGAGAAGTAGCCGACTTGACAGTAACTCTGGCTAGTAAGATTTTGAGTCAGGAGCTGGATAAGGAAGCTCAGAGCGAGCTCATTGACCGCTATATCAAACAGTTAGGAGATGCCTGA
- a CDS encoding F0F1 ATP synthase subunit gamma, which produces MAVSLNDIKNKIASTKNTSQITNAMQMVSAAKLGKSEEAAKNFQVYAQKVRKLVTDMLHGHEAENARHHSMLISRPVKKSAYIVITSDRGLVGGYNATILKALMELKAEYHPTGEDFEVICIGSVGADFFRARGIQPVYELRGLADQPSFDEVRKIISKTIEMYQNELFDELYVCYNHHVNSLTSQMRVEQMLPIIDLDPNEADEDYTLNLELESSRDSILDQLLPQFAESMIYGAIIDAKTAENAAGMTAMQTATDNAKKVISDLTIQYNRARQAAITQEITEIVAGASALE; this is translated from the coding sequence ATGGCAGTTTCATTAAATGATATTAAAAATAAAATTGCATCCACGAAAAACACCAGTCAAATCACCAATGCCATGCAGATGGTTTCTGCTGCCAAGCTGGGAAAATCTGAGGAGGCAGCTAAGAACTTTCAGGTCTATGCCCAGAAAGTGCGTAAGTTAGTTACGGATATGCTACATGGCCACGAGGCAGAAAATGCCCGTCATCACTCGATGTTAATCAGTCGGCCAGTTAAGAAATCAGCCTATATCGTCATTACTTCTGACCGCGGTCTGGTAGGCGGTTATAACGCAACCATTCTCAAGGCTTTGATGGAGCTGAAAGCTGAGTACCATCCGACTGGAGAGGACTTTGAAGTCATCTGTATCGGAAGTGTTGGTGCTGATTTCTTCCGAGCTCGGGGGATTCAGCCAGTTTATGAACTGCGTGGTCTAGCCGACCAGCCTAGCTTTGATGAGGTCCGTAAAATCATTAGCAAGACCATTGAGATGTATCAGAATGAGCTCTTTGATGAGCTCTATGTCTGCTATAACCACCATGTCAACAGTCTGACCAGTCAGATGCGGGTGGAGCAGATGCTGCCAATCATTGACTTGGATCCCAATGAAGCTGATGAAGATTATACGCTGAATCTGGAACTGGAGTCCAGTCGGGATTCTATCTTGGATCAACTGCTGCCCCAGTTTGCAGAGAGCATGATTTACGGTGCCATTATTGATGCTAAGACGGCTGAGAATGCTGCCGGTATGACTGCTATGCAGACAGCAACAGACAATGCTAAAAAGGTCATCAGTGATTTGACTATTCAGTATAACCGCGCTCGGCAAGCTGCCATTACGCAGGAAATTACTGAAATCGTGGCGGGTGCAAGTGCCCTAGAATAA
- a CDS encoding F0F1 ATP synthase subunit C codes for MNLTYLGLCLACLGVSIAEGMIMSNLFKAAARQPEIIGQLRSLLILGVAFVEGTFFVTLAMSFVIK; via the coding sequence TTTAGGACTTTGTTTGGCCTGCTTGGGCGTATCAATTGCTGAAGGTATGATTATGAGTAATCTATTTAAGGCGGCAGCTCGTCAGCCAGAAATTATCGGTCAATTACGAAGCCTCCTAATCTTGGGAGTAGCCTTTGTTGAAGGTACTTTCTTTGTAACGCTGGCTATGTCCTTTGTTATCAAATAA
- the atpD gene encoding F0F1 ATP synthase subunit beta, translating to MSSGKIAQVIGPVVDVAFAAGDKLPEINNALVVYKNDEKKSKIVLEVALELGDGVVRTIAMESTDGLTRGLEVLDTGRPISVPVGKETLGRVFNVLGDTIDLDAPFAEDAERQPIHKKAPTFDELSTSSEILETGIKVIDLLAPYLKGGKVGLFGGAGVGKTVLIQELIHNIAQEHGGISVFTGVGERTREGNDLYWEMKESGVIEKTAMVFGQMNEPPGARMRVALTGLTIAEYFRDVEGQDVLLFIDNIFRFTQAGSEVSALLGRMPSAVGYQPTLATEMGQLQERITSTKKGSVTSIQAIYVPADDYTDPAPATAFAHLDSTTNLERKLVQLGIYPAVDPLASSSRALSPEIVGEEHYAVAAEVKRVLQRYHELQDIIAILGMDELSDDEKTLVARARRIQFFLSQNFNVAEQFTGQPGSYVPVAETVRGFKEILEGKHDKLPEDAFRGVGSIEDVLAKAEKMGF from the coding sequence ATGAGCTCAGGCAAAATTGCTCAGGTTATCGGGCCGGTCGTAGACGTTGCGTTTGCTGCCGGAGACAAACTACCTGAGATAAATAATGCACTTGTAGTCTATAAAAATGATGAGAAAAAATCAAAAATCGTCCTTGAAGTAGCTCTTGAGCTTGGTGACGGTGTGGTGCGGACCATTGCCATGGAGTCGACCGATGGTTTGACACGTGGTTTAGAGGTCTTGGATACTGGTCGTCCGATTTCTGTGCCGGTCGGCAAGGAAACTCTGGGCCGGGTCTTTAATGTCCTAGGAGACACTATCGACTTGGATGCGCCTTTTGCAGAAGATGCAGAGCGCCAGCCGATTCATAAAAAGGCACCGACCTTTGATGAACTATCAACCTCATCAGAAATCTTGGAAACAGGGATCAAGGTTATCGACCTTCTGGCACCTTATCTGAAAGGTGGGAAAGTTGGCCTCTTTGGTGGTGCCGGAGTAGGGAAGACTGTCCTGATTCAGGAATTGATCCACAACATTGCCCAAGAGCATGGAGGGATTTCTGTCTTCACAGGTGTTGGTGAACGGACGCGTGAAGGGAATGACCTCTACTGGGAAATGAAAGAGTCTGGCGTTATCGAAAAGACCGCTATGGTCTTTGGTCAGATGAATGAACCGCCAGGAGCTCGGATGCGGGTTGCTCTTACCGGACTGACTATCGCGGAATATTTCCGTGATGTGGAAGGTCAGGACGTGCTGCTCTTTATTGACAACATCTTCCGCTTTACGCAGGCTGGTTCGGAAGTGTCTGCCCTTTTGGGCCGCATGCCGTCAGCCGTTGGTTACCAACCAACACTTGCAACAGAAATGGGACAGTTACAAGAACGGATTACCTCAACCAAGAAAGGTTCCGTTACTTCCATCCAAGCTATCTATGTTCCAGCCGATGACTATACTGACCCAGCACCAGCGACAGCTTTTGCTCACTTGGACTCTACGACCAACCTAGAACGGAAATTGGTTCAGCTGGGAATTTATCCTGCCGTGGATCCACTCGCTTCCAGCTCTCGTGCCCTTTCACCAGAGATTGTCGGAGAAGAGCACTATGCAGTGGCAGCAGAGGTTAAGCGGGTCTTGCAACGTTATCATGAATTGCAGGACATCATTGCTATCCTTGGTATGGACGAGTTGTCTGACGATGAGAAGACACTGGTAGCACGTGCGCGGCGGATTCAGTTCTTCCTATCACAGAACTTCAATGTGGCGGAGCAATTTACCGGCCAGCCAGGTTCCTATGTGCCAGTAGCTGAAACGGTTCGTGGCTTCAAGGAAATCCTAGAAGGTAAACACGATAAGCTGCCAGAAGATGCCTTCCGTGGTGTGGGCTCCATCGAGGATGTATTGGCCAAGGCTGAGAAAATGGGATTCTAA
- the atpB gene encoding F0F1 ATP synthase subunit A yields the protein MEESINPTINIGPVTFDLTLLAMTLLTVFVTFGLVYWASRKMTIKPSRKQNALEYIYDFVIDFTKGNVGEHYMKNYSLFLFSLFLFVAVANNLGLMAKVQTTNGFNLWTSPTANLAFDLGFSLLVTVFCHVEGIRRQGIKGYLKGFVTPGIMTPMNILEEFTNFASLALRIYGNIFAGEVLAGLLLTWAHQAAYWYPIAFIMNMVWTGFSIFISCIQAYVFTMLTSMYLGKKINGEVE from the coding sequence TTGGAAGAAAGTATTAATCCAACTATCAATATAGGTCCTGTGACCTTTGATTTGACCCTGCTGGCCATGACTCTGCTGACGGTGTTTGTAACTTTTGGACTTGTTTATTGGGCAAGTCGAAAGATGACGATTAAGCCGTCAAGAAAGCAGAATGCTTTGGAATATATCTATGACTTTGTCATAGATTTTACCAAGGGAAACGTTGGCGAGCATTATATGAAGAATTACTCGCTTTTTCTATTCTCCCTCTTTCTTTTCGTTGCTGTGGCAAATAACTTGGGGTTAATGGCTAAGGTTCAGACAACCAATGGTTTCAATCTCTGGACATCGCCGACAGCCAATCTCGCTTTTGACCTAGGCTTCTCTCTTTTAGTGACGGTATTCTGTCATGTAGAAGGAATCCGTCGTCAAGGTATAAAAGGATATCTGAAAGGTTTTGTGACTCCAGGTATCATGACACCCATGAATATCTTGGAAGAATTTACCAATTTTGCTTCGCTAGCCTTGCGGATTTATGGGAATATTTTTGCAGGTGAAGTATTGGCTGGTTTGCTCTTGACTTGGGCACATCAAGCAGCGTATTGGTATCCAATTGCCTTTATTATGAACATGGTTTGGACTGGTTTTTCCATCTTCATTTCCTGTATCCAAGCCTATGTTTTTACCATGCTAACATCTATGTATCTTGGTAAAAAGATTAATGGTGAGGTAGAATAA
- a CDS encoding F0F1 ATP synthase subunit delta, protein MDKKQYAIIEKYALPFVQTVFEKGQQEDVFEKLSQIKAVFAETGLADFLSHIGISDHEKEKSLRLFQNSGSQLLDNLIEIVILNHREDLFYEIVLESQHQLEKISNEFEVTLRSVEPLTVSQKEKIRPIIEQKMGLKVRSLKEELDSSLIGGFVISANNKTIDASIKRQLQVVKEKLK, encoded by the coding sequence ATGGATAAGAAGCAATATGCAATCATTGAGAAATATGCTTTGCCTTTTGTTCAGACGGTCTTTGAAAAAGGTCAGCAAGAAGATGTTTTTGAAAAACTGAGTCAGATTAAGGCTGTTTTCGCGGAGACCGGCCTTGCTGACTTTTTGTCACATATCGGCATCAGTGACCACGAGAAAGAAAAGAGTCTGCGGCTCTTTCAAAACTCAGGCTCCCAGCTGCTTGATAATCTGATTGAAATCGTCATTCTCAATCATCGTGAGGACCTCTTTTATGAGATTGTGCTGGAGAGTCAGCACCAGCTTGAAAAGATCAGCAATGAGTTTGAAGTGACGCTGCGCTCTGTTGAGCCTTTGACAGTCAGTCAGAAGGAGAAGATTCGACCGATTATTGAGCAGAAGATGGGCCTAAAAGTCCGCTCGCTCAAGGAAGAATTGGACAGCAGCTTGATTGGCGGTTTTGTCATCTCTGCCAATAACAAAACAATTGATGCAAGCATAAAACGTCAATTGCAAGTCGTAAAAGAAAAATTGAAATAG